The Candidatus Neomarinimicrobiota bacterium genome segment AGATTATGTGGAAGCAATCATTCAAAAGGAAAAACCGGATGCTATTCTTCCGACGGTTGGAGGGCAAACAGCATTAAATCTAGCGATGGAACTGCATCAAAAGGGAATTTTGGGAAAATACAATGTGCAGTTAATTGGCGCTCAAGTTGACGCGATTGAAAAAGCGGAAGACAGGGAGCAATTCAAAGAAGCAATGGATGCGGTGGGAATTGAAACTGCGCGAGGTGGATTTGTTCATTCATGGGAAGAAGCTGAAAGCTTTTTAGAAGAAATACGGTTTCCAATCATTATTCGTCCATCATTCACATTGGGCGGAACCGGCGGCTCGGTTGCCTACAATTTTGATGAATTTCAGGAGTTGGTTGAAATTGGCCTTCAGGCAAGCCCAATTACCGAAGTTCTCATTGAAGAATCCCTCCTTGGATGGAAAGAATTTGAACTTGAAGTGATCCGAGATAAATCGGACAATGTGATCATTGTCTGCTCTATTGAAAATATTGACCCAATGGGAATTCATACTGGCGACTCAGCCACGGTTGCTCCGGCGATGACATTAACCGATAAAGAATTTCAGCAGATGAGAAACTGGTCTATTCAGTGTTTACGAACTATTGGTGTTGAAACGGGCGGGTCAAATGTTCAATTTGCTGTTAATCCAGAAAACGGCAGATGCATTATTATTGAAATGAACCCCAGAGTTAGTAGATCATCAGCATTGGCATCTAAAGCCACCGGATTCCCAATTGCGAAAGTGGCAGCTAAACTTGCCGTTGGATTCACACTGGATGAAATTCCCAATGATATTACGGGGGAAACTCTAGCCGCCTTCGAGCCCACTATTGATTATATTGTGACAAAAATTCCCCGATTTGATTTTGAAAAATTTCCATCCGCATCGGGACATCTTGGAGTTCAAATGCAAAGTGTAGGCGAAGTGATGTCAATTGGAAGAACGTTTCGCGAAAGCTTGCAAAAAGCCTTTCGATCCTTAGAAGTGGGGTTAGATGGTCTCGAACCAAAGCCAATAGCAGATGGCGATCAGGATGTGAGTAGGGCGCGTGCATTGGATATGTCCACTTTACGATACGGATCTGCATTTCGATTACTCAAAGTTCGCCAAGCATTGTTGGAAGGGCAGTCCGTAAAAGATGTTTTTGATGTGACAAAAATAGACCCGTGGTTTTTGCATCAAATTAAACAATTAGTGAATAAGTTTAACCCCAAAGTAGGGAACGCAAATTTGTGTCCCCTACTGGAATTAAAACAAAACGGATTTTCTGATAATCAGATTGGACGTTTGTACGGAAAAACTGAATTGGAAATTCGTGAGATACGAAAGAAGGAAGATATTTTCCCATCATTTAAAGTGGTTGATACATGTGCAGCTGAATTTGTAGCACAAACACCTTATTGCTATTCCACTTATGATGAAGAAAATGAAATTGAACCCTTAACCGGGAAAAAGGTCATTATTCTTGGTGGTGGGCCAAACCGGATTGGTCAAGGCATTGAATTTGATTATTGCTGTGTGCAGGCGGTTTTTGGATTGACAGATCAAGGATTCAAAACTATTATGGTAAACTGCAATCCGGAAACTGTTAGCACCGATTTTGATCTAGTGGATCGGCTTTACTTCGAACCGGTTACTTTTGAGGATGTTTTAAATATCGTAGAATTTGAAAAGCCGGATGGTGTTCTCGTTCAATTTGGAGGACAAACACCGTTAAAAATCGCGAATCGTTTAGCCGAAGCTGGAGTGCCAATTATCGGCACTTCTCCCAAAAGCATTGATTTAGCAGAAGACCGTGAAAAGTTTGGAGGTGTTCTAAAAAAATTGAATATATCCTGTCCTAAATTTGGTACGGGCCGAACACTGGACGAGGTCATTGCAGTTTCAGAAAAGATTGGATTTCCAGTTCTT includes the following:
- the carB gene encoding carbamoyl-phosphate synthase large subunit is translated as MPKRTDIESILIIGAGPIIIGQACEFDYSGTQATRALKEEGYRVILVNSNPATIMTDPELADATYIEPITLDYVEAIIQKEKPDAILPTVGGQTALNLAMELHQKGILGKYNVQLIGAQVDAIEKAEDREQFKEAMDAVGIETARGGFVHSWEEAESFLEEIRFPIIIRPSFTLGGTGGSVAYNFDEFQELVEIGLQASPITEVLIEESLLGWKEFELEVIRDKSDNVIIVCSIENIDPMGIHTGDSATVAPAMTLTDKEFQQMRNWSIQCLRTIGVETGGSNVQFAVNPENGRCIIIEMNPRVSRSSALASKATGFPIAKVAAKLAVGFTLDEIPNDITGETLAAFEPTIDYIVTKIPRFDFEKFPSASGHLGVQMQSVGEVMSIGRTFRESLQKAFRSLEVGLDGLEPKPIADGDQDVSRARALDMSTLRYGSAFRLLKVRQALLEGQSVKDVFDVTKIDPWFLHQIKQLVNKFNPKVGNANLCPLLELKQNGFSDNQIGRLYGKTELEIREIRKKEDIFPSFKVVDTCAAEFVAQTPYCYSTYDEENEIEPLTGKKVIILGGGPNRIGQGIEFDYCCVQAVFGLTDQGFKTIMVNCNPETVSTDFDLVDRLYFEPVTFEDVLNIVEFEKPDGVLVQFGGQTPLKIANRLAEAGVPIIGTSPKSIDLAEDREKFGGVLKKLNISCPKFGTGRTLDEVIAVSEKIGFPVLARPSYVLGGRAMEIVYSKEQLIDYVARSADVTEGHPILIDEFLEDAFEFDVDALCDGESVHIGAVMQHIEEAGIHSGDSACVLPPYRITTEAMDEIIRITTEMALELKVIGLINLQFAFKNGKVFILEVNPRASRTVPFVSKSTDVPLARIAAQLAVGVKLFAFELKQWDSHNHIAVKEAVLPFNKFPEESIFLSPEMKSTGEVMGISESFGQSFRRASISAGNVLPDTGTVFISVNDADKLNVIPIARDLKELGFSLKGTTGTAMELNRNGLKTDSVFKVEEGRPNVVDGIKNGEINLVINTPLGAKSRYDEEAIGRACIQKGIVAITTLSGADAVVRAIRQSPKAIEVKSIQEYHST